DNA from Paraburkholderia sp. ZP32-5:
ACCGCCCGCGTACTCCGGCACGCCGATGCGCACCGGCTTCAGGAAAATGTCTTCGCCCAACTCGACCATGCCGATCATCATCGACGCGCCGCCGGTCAGCACGACGCCCGAGCTCAGCAGCTCTTCGTAGCCCGACTCGCGCACCACCTGCTGCACGAGCGAAAAGAGTTCTTCGACGCGCGGCTCGATCACCGCGGCCAGCGCCTGGCGCGACAGCGTGCGCGGTCCGCGCTCGCCGAGGCCCGGCACTTCAATCATTTCGTCCGGATCGGCGAGCGCCTGCTTGGCGATGCCGTAATCGACCTTGATGTCCTCGGCGTCCGGCGTCGGCGTGCGCAGCGCCATTGCGATGTCGCTGGTGATCTGGTCGCCGGCGATCGGAATCACCGCCGTGTGGCGAATCGCGCCTTCGCTGAAGATCGCGATATCGGTCGTGCCGCCGCCGATATCGACCAGCACCACGCCCAGTTCCTTCTCGTCTTCCGTCAGCACCGCCAGCGACGACGCGAGCGGCTGCAGAATCAGATCGTTCACTTCGAGGCCGCAGCGGCGCACGCACTTGACGATGTTCTGCGCCGCGCTCACGGCACCGGTGACGATATGCACCTTCACTTCGAGGCGGATGCCGCTCATGCCGATCGGCTCGCGCACGTCTTCCTGGCCGTCGATGATGAATTCCTGCGTCAGGATATGCAGCACCTGCTGATCGGTCGGGATGTTGATCGCCTTGGCCGTTTCGATCACGCGCGCGACGTCCGCCTGCGTGACTTCCTTCTCCTTGATCGCGACCATGCCGCTCGAATTGAAGCTGCGGATATGGCTGCCGGCGATCCCGGTGAACACGTTCGTGATCTTGCAGTCGGCCATCAGCTCGGCTTCCTCGAGCGCGCGCTGAATCGACTGCACGGTGGCTTCGATGTTCACCACCACGCCTTTCTTGAGCCCCTTCGACTCGCTCTGGCCGAGACCGATCACCTCGTAGTGGCCCTCGCCTTTCAACTCGGCGACGATGGCCACCACCTTCGACGTCCCGATGTCGAGGGCGACCAGCAGATCTTTATAGTCTTTACTCATAGCGTGCTCAGTGCGTGTGATGTCCGTTTACTTCTTGCCCTTGTCGGGTTCGCTGATGAAGCGCATGCCAGCGGCACGAATCGCGAAACCGTTCGGATAGCGCAAGTCCGCATACTCGATATCCTTCCCCCAACGTTGCGTCACCGCGCCCCATGCCGCGGCGAGGCGCCTGCTGCGATCGCCCAACGTGTCCTGATTGCGCTCACGTCCCAGCTCCACCTGCGTGCCGTTCGACAGCTTGACCGTCCATGCATAACGCGGCGACAGCGTCACTTCCTCGGGTGTCGCGCCCAGCGGCGCGAACCACTTCTGGAAATCGTGATAACGCGCGACCACTTCCTTCGCGGTGCCGTCCGGGCCGTCGAACGCGGGCAGGTCTTCGTCGAGCTCGCCCTGGTTCGCGGTGAACAGATCACCGTCGACGCTCACCAGCTGATCGCTGCCCCACGTTCCCAGCGGTTTGTACTCCTCCAGCGTGACAGCCAGCGCGTTCGGCCAGACCCGCCGCACGCTCGCGTGACGCACCCACGGCATCTGCTCGAACGCCTGCCGCGCGACGTCGAGATCGACCGTGAAGAAGTTGCCCTTCAACTTGCCGACGACGCCCGCGCGCACCGTCGGCGAATTGATGTGCTCGGTATCGCCGTCGATCTGGATTTCGCGCAGCGCGAAATTCGGGCGCTGGATCAGCCAGTAACCGCCCGCCGCCAGCAGCACGAGCACCAGCAACGCGTGCAGCGCGTTGGTGGCGAGGTTGAGCTGGCGAACGTTGTTCCACATGGTGTTGCTTTCGGGTGATCCCGGTTAGTCCTGCAGCGTCAGCGCCAACACGCCGACCACGAGTTCCTGATAGCTGATGCCGACCGCGCGCGCCGCTTTCGGCGGCAGCGAGTGATCGGTCATACCAGGCGCGGTGTTCACTTCCAGAAAATACGGATTGCCGGCGGCGTCGAGCATGAAGTCCGCGCGGCCCCAGTCGGTGCAGCCGAGCACGTCGAACGCGCGGCGCGCGAGCTGCTTCAGGCGCGTTTCTTCCGCTTCGCCGAGACCGCACGGAATCAGATACTGCGTGTCGTTCGCGATGTACTTCGCGTGATAGTCGTAGAACTCGCCGGCCGGCACGATGCGGATCACCGGCAGATCCAGATTGCCGGCGATGCACGCGGTGTACTCGCCGCCGCCCTCGATGCTCTTTTCGACCACGACGATGCGGTCGTGTTTCACGGCTTCGATCAGCGCGGCCGGCAGCGCATCCGCGCTCTTCACCTTGATCACGGCGACGCTCGAACCTTCGCTCGCCGGCTTCACGAACAGCGGCAAGCCGAGCTTCGCGACGATCTCTTTCGCGCGCGCTTCGTAGTCGTCGCCGCGCAGCACCGCTTCGAATGCCGGCGTCGGAATGCCGAGCTGCTGCCACACCAGCTTGGTGCGGAACTTGTCGAGGCCGAGCGCCGAGCCGAGCACGCCGCTGCCGGTGTACTTGATGCCGTAGAAATCGAGCGCGCCCTGAATCTGGCCGTTTTCGCCATAGCCACCGTGCAGCGCATTGAACGCGCGCACGAAACCTTCGTCCTTCAGCGCCGACAGCGGACGCTCGGCCGGATCGAACGGATGCGCGTCGACACCGGCGTCGCGCAGACCTTGCAGCACCAGCCGCCCGGAATTGAGCGATACCTCACGCTCGGCGGAGTTTCCGCCGAGCAGCACCGCTACCTTGCCGAATTGTTTCGGATCGATACTGCTCATGTCACACCTTCATTTCCTGAGCGAGGCGACCCGGCACACCGCCGATCGAACCCGCGCCCATCGTAATCACCACATCGCCGTCGCGCACCACCGTAGAGAGCGCGTCCGGCACTTCATCCACCGTATCGACGAAGACCGGCTCGACCTTGCCGGCCACGCGCAGCGCGCGCGCCAACGCGCGGCCGTCCGCCGCGACGATCGGCGCTTCGCCGGCCGAATAGACTTCGGTCAGCACGAGCGCGTCGACGGTCGACAGCACTTTGACGAAATCCTCGAAGCAATCGCGGGTGCGCGTGAAGCGGTGCGGCTGGAACGCCAGCACCAGACGCCGGCCCGGAAACGCACCGCGCGCCGCCGCCACCGTGGCGGCCATTTCGACCGGGTGGTGACCGTAGTCGTCCACCAGCGTGTAGGCGCCCGCGGCCTGGCCGTCGGCGATGACCGGCACTTCACCATAGCGTTGGAAACGGCGTCCGACGCCGTTGAAATCCGCGAGCGCTCGCTGGATATCGGCATCTTTCACTTCAAGTTCAGTCGCAATCGCAATCGCCGCGAGCGCGTTCTGCACGTTGTGCTCGCCCGGCAGATTCAACATGATGTCGAGCGGCGCCGCGTCTTCGCGCAGCGCGGTGAAATGCATACGGCCTTCGCGCGCTTCGACGTTGACCGCGCGCACCTGCGCATCCGCTGCAAGGCCGTAACGGATGATCGGCTTCGACACGAACGGCAGGATCTCCTTCACGTTCGGATCGTCGACGCACAGCACCGCTATCCCATAGAACGGCAGACGGTGCGTGAATTCAATGAACGCCTGCTTCAGACGCGCGAAGTCGTGGCCGTAGGTGTCCATGTGATCGGCGTCGATGTTCGTGATGACTTCGATCACCGGGAACAGGTTCAGGAACGACGCATCCGATTCGTCCGCCTCGGCGACGATGAAGTCGCCGGTGCCGAGCCGCGCATTCGCGCCCGCGCTGATCAACCGGCCGCCGATCACGAAGGTCGGATCGAGCCCGCCCGCAGCGAGCACGCTCGCGACCAGCGATGTGGTCGTGGTCTTGCCGTGCGTGCCGGCAATCGCGATGCCCTGCTTCAGACGCATCAGTTCCGCGAGCATCACCGCGCGCGGCACGATCGGAATGCGCCGATGACGCGCGGCCAGCACTTCCGGGTTGTCGCTGCGCACCGCGGTCGACACGACCACTGCATTCGCACCGTCGATGTTCTCAGCCGCATGCCCGATCGAAATGCGCGCGCCGAGCGCAGCGAGACGTTCGGTCACCGCGTTGCCCGACAGGTCCGAGCCGCTTACCTGATAGCCGAGGTTGACCAGCACCTCGGCGATACCGCTCATGCCGACACCGCCGATGCCGACAAAATGAATATGTTTGACGATGTGTTTCATTGCTTTCCTTCTGGGCTCGCACCCGCCGTCATCGAACCTTCACCTGCCACGGTCGCGCAAATGCGCGCGACCTGTTCCGTGGCATCCGGTTTCGCGAGCGAGCGCGAACGCTCCGCCATTTCCGCGAGACTTTCGCGCGTCTGGCTGCGCAACCAGTCGGCGAGTTTTTCCGCCGACAGATCGCGTTGTTGCACGACCAGCGCCGCGCCGTTGCCGGCGAGAAACGCTGCATTGGTGGTCTGGTGATCGTCGACCGCGTACGGGAACGGCACGAACAGCGCGGCGACGCCGACCGCCGAAATCTCCGACACCGTCATCGCGCCCGAGCGGCAGATCACCAGATCGGCGGCTTCGTACGCGCTCGTCATATCGTCGATGAACGGCACCAGCGAGACCTCGGGATGCTCGCCGTTATCGGCTTGCAGGCCCGCGGCCGCGTAGTTCTCGCGCAGCGCGTCGATATGCTTCGCGCCCGCCTGATGCACGATGCGCGGACGCTCGCCTGGTGCGAGCAGCGCAATCGCGCGCGGCACCACTTCGTTCAACGCCGCGGCGCCGAGACTGCCACCTACTACCAGTACGTTCAGCGGACCGCTGCGTTGCGCGTAGCGTGCTTTGGGTGCGTTCGCGCGCGCAAGTTCCTCACGAATCGGATTGCCGGTCCACTCGCCGTGCGGCAGCGCATTCGGGAACGCGACGAGCACGCGCTTCGCGAGTTTCGCGAGCACCTTGTTCGCGAGTCCCGCAATCGAATTCTGTTCATGCAGCACCAGCGGGCGGCCGCTCAGCGCGGTCATCACGCCAGCCGGGAATGTGATGTAGCCGCCCATGCCGAGTACGACATCAGGCTTCACGCGACGCAGCACGCTCAAGCTTTGCGTACACGCGCGCAGCAGATTCACCGGCAGCATCAGCTTGGTTTTCAGGCCCTTGCCGCGAACACCGCCAAAGCGCACGTATTCCATCGGAATGCCATGCTTCGGCACCAGCGTCGCTTCCATTCCCGCGGGATTGCCGAGCCACACGACTTTCCATCCCCACGCCTGCATCAGGTGCGCGACCGCGAGCCCCGGGAACACGTGTCCCCCGGTGCCGCCGGCCATCACCATCAGCGTGCGTTGCTGCGTGAGGGTCATACTTTCCCTCCGCGCATCAACACCCGATTCTCGTAATCGACCCGCATCAACACAGCGATCGCCACGCAATTCAGCAAAATCCCCGAGCCGCCATAGCTGACGAGCGGCAACGTCAGACCCTTCGTCGGCAGCAGGCCGAGATTCACGCCCATATTGATGAACGTCTGCGCGCCGAACCAGATGCCGACGCCCTTCGCGACGAGACCAGCGAACGTGCGATCGAGCGCGAGCGCCTGACGGCCGATTTCGAACGAGCGGCGCACGATCCAGTAGAACATCAGGATCACGACCAGCACGCCGACGAAGCCGAGTTCCTCGCCGATCACCGCGAGAATGAAGTCGGTATGCGCTTCTGGCAGATAGTTGAGCTTTTCGACGCTGCCGCCGAGCCCGACGCCGAACCACTCGCCGCGCCCGAACGCGATCAGCGAGTGCGTCAACTGATACGCCTTGCCCTGCGCGTAGCGGTCGTCCCACGGATCGAGGTACGCGAAGATCCGCTCGCGACGCCACGGCGACGCCCATACCAGCAACGTGAACGTGCCGACCGCGGTGGCCACCAGCCCGCCGAACAGCTTGCCGTTCACGCCGCCAAGGAACAGCACGCCCATCGCGATCGCCGCGATCACCATGAACGCGCCCATGTCCGGTTCGAGCAGCAGCAGCATGCCGACGAGGCCGACCGCGACCGCCATCGGCAGGAAGCCCTTCGCGAAGCTGTGCATGTATTCCTGCTTGCGCACCGTGTAGTTCGCCGCGTAAATCGTCACCGCGAGCTTCATGATTTCCGACGGCTGCATGTTCGTGATGCCGAGCGGAATCCAGCGGCGCGCGCCGTTCACGCCCTTGCCGATGTGCGGAATCAGCACGATCACCAGCGTGGCGAGCGTGATCAGGAACAGCTTCGGCGCGTATTTGTCCCACGTCGAAATCGGAATGCGGAACGTGACGACGCCGATCGCGCTGCCCATCAGGACGAAGATGATCTGGCGCACGAGGAACGCCCAATCGCGATACGACGCGTACTTCGGCGAATCGGGCATCGCGATCGACGCCGAATACACCATCACGATGCCGAGACCGAGCAGCGCGACGACGACCCACAGCAGCGAGTGGTCGTAGTCGAGCATGCGCGAGCGTAGCGGCCGCACGCCGTTGACCGCGCTCGCGAGACCGCTGCCGCCCGTGCGGGTGGACGCGCGGGAAGACGTGCCCGCGGCACCGCCGCTGCCGGCTGCTTCGCGCACGCCGAAACGTTCCGACCAGCTCATATCATCGTCCCCCGTTCGGCCGCGATGTCTTCCACCGTGCCGCGAAATACCGCCGCACGATGTGCGTAACCCTTGAACATGTCGAAGCTCGCGCACGCCGGCGACAGCAGTACCGCGTCGCCAGGCTGCGCAAGCGCGGTGGCTGCATGCGTCGCTTCTTCGAGCGTCGCGTGATCGGTCATCGCGACGCCGCTATGTTCGAGCGCCGCGCGAATCTGCGGCGCGTCGCGACCGATCAGCATCACCGCGCGGCACCAGCGCATCACCGGCGCGGCCAGCGGCTCGAAGTCCTGGCCCTTGCCGTCGCCACCGGCGATCAGCACGACGCGCTGCGCGAGGCCGTCGAGCGCGGCAACCGTCGCGCCGACGTTGGTGCCCTTGCTGTCGT
Protein-coding regions in this window:
- the ftsW gene encoding putative lipid II flippase FtsW, yielding MSWSERFGVREAAGSGGAAGTSSRASTRTGGSGLASAVNGVRPLRSRMLDYDHSLLWVVVALLGLGIVMVYSASIAMPDSPKYASYRDWAFLVRQIIFVLMGSAIGVVTFRIPISTWDKYAPKLFLITLATLVIVLIPHIGKGVNGARRWIPLGITNMQPSEIMKLAVTIYAANYTVRKQEYMHSFAKGFLPMAVAVGLVGMLLLLEPDMGAFMVIAAIAMGVLFLGGVNGKLFGGLVATAVGTFTLLVWASPWRRERIFAYLDPWDDRYAQGKAYQLTHSLIAFGRGEWFGVGLGGSVEKLNYLPEAHTDFILAVIGEELGFVGVLVVILMFYWIVRRSFEIGRQALALDRTFAGLVAKGVGIWFGAQTFINMGVNLGLLPTKGLTLPLVSYGGSGILLNCVAIAVLMRVDYENRVLMRGGKV
- a CDS encoding cell division protein FtsQ/DivIB; this translates as MWNNVRQLNLATNALHALLVLVLLAAGGYWLIQRPNFALREIQIDGDTEHINSPTVRAGVVGKLKGNFFTVDLDVARQAFEQMPWVRHASVRRVWPNALAVTLEEYKPLGTWGSDQLVSVDGDLFTANQGELDEDLPAFDGPDGTAKEVVARYHDFQKWFAPLGATPEEVTLSPRYAWTVKLSNGTQVELGRERNQDTLGDRSRRLAAAWGAVTQRWGKDIEYADLRYPNGFAIRAAGMRFISEPDKGKK
- the ftsA gene encoding cell division protein FtsA, with protein sequence MSKDYKDLLVALDIGTSKVVAIVAELKGEGHYEVIGLGQSESKGLKKGVVVNIEATVQSIQRALEEAELMADCKITNVFTGIAGSHIRSFNSSGMVAIKEKEVTQADVARVIETAKAINIPTDQQVLHILTQEFIIDGQEDVREPIGMSGIRLEVKVHIVTGAVSAAQNIVKCVRRCGLEVNDLILQPLASSLAVLTEDEKELGVVLVDIGGGTTDIAIFSEGAIRHTAVIPIAGDQITSDIAMALRTPTPDAEDIKVDYGIAKQALADPDEMIEVPGLGERGPRTLSRQALAAVIEPRVEELFSLVQQVVRESGYEELLSSGVVLTGGASMMIGMVELGEDIFLKPVRIGVPEYAGGLADVVRNPRYSTAMGLLVEGRSQRMRGRKVAVQSGSMGQVFSRMKDWFLGNF
- a CDS encoding D-alanine--D-alanine ligase; amino-acid sequence: MSSIDPKQFGKVAVLLGGNSAEREVSLNSGRLVLQGLRDAGVDAHPFDPAERPLSALKDEGFVRAFNALHGGYGENGQIQGALDFYGIKYTGSGVLGSALGLDKFRTKLVWQQLGIPTPAFEAVLRGDDYEARAKEIVAKLGLPLFVKPASEGSSVAVIKVKSADALPAALIEAVKHDRIVVVEKSIEGGGEYTACIAGNLDLPVIRIVPAGEFYDYHAKYIANDTQYLIPCGLGEAEETRLKQLARRAFDVLGCTDWGRADFMLDAAGNPYFLEVNTAPGMTDHSLPPKAARAVGISYQELVVGVLALTLQD
- the murC gene encoding UDP-N-acetylmuramate--L-alanine ligase, which codes for MKHIVKHIHFVGIGGVGMSGIAEVLVNLGYQVSGSDLSGNAVTERLAALGARISIGHAAENIDGANAVVVSTAVRSDNPEVLAARHRRIPIVPRAVMLAELMRLKQGIAIAGTHGKTTTTSLVASVLAAGGLDPTFVIGGRLISAGANARLGTGDFIVAEADESDASFLNLFPVIEVITNIDADHMDTYGHDFARLKQAFIEFTHRLPFYGIAVLCVDDPNVKEILPFVSKPIIRYGLAADAQVRAVNVEAREGRMHFTALREDAAPLDIMLNLPGEHNVQNALAAIAIATELEVKDADIQRALADFNGVGRRFQRYGEVPVIADGQAAGAYTLVDDYGHHPVEMAATVAAARGAFPGRRLVLAFQPHRFTRTRDCFEDFVKVLSTVDALVLTEVYSAGEAPIVAADGRALARALRVAGKVEPVFVDTVDEVPDALSTVVRDGDVVITMGAGSIGGVPGRLAQEMKV
- the murG gene encoding undecaprenyldiphospho-muramoylpentapeptide beta-N-acetylglucosaminyltransferase — translated: MTLTQQRTLMVMAGGTGGHVFPGLAVAHLMQAWGWKVVWLGNPAGMEATLVPKHGIPMEYVRFGGVRGKGLKTKLMLPVNLLRACTQSLSVLRRVKPDVVLGMGGYITFPAGVMTALSGRPLVLHEQNSIAGLANKVLAKLAKRVLVAFPNALPHGEWTGNPIREELARANAPKARYAQRSGPLNVLVVGGSLGAAALNEVVPRAIALLAPGERPRIVHQAGAKHIDALRENYAAAGLQADNGEHPEVSLVPFIDDMTSAYEAADLVICRSGAMTVSEISAVGVAALFVPFPYAVDDHQTTNAAFLAGNGAALVVQQRDLSAEKLADWLRSQTRESLAEMAERSRSLAKPDATEQVARICATVAGEGSMTAGASPEGKQ